The proteins below come from a single Perca flavescens isolate YP-PL-M2 chromosome 8, PFLA_1.0, whole genome shotgun sequence genomic window:
- the fgd4a gene encoding FYVE, RhoGEF and PH domain-containing protein 4a isoform X5 produces MEEGGGVGRGGGGGGRGRGRGEKPSKVLDLINRFEENSSTEHKRDGSPLKQINKPPNGSPAHRAYPKQTETDRTQENHSSVPTSPQDAPKPAANGVLAQMEQDKDKEDNPERTNEGVRVETDGLLNGDMGCGSTEQSDDHSSPPQTDRTGTESHTENEDSGTKIESEHRNEEGSTDHKETNEQKLFKIASELLQTEKAYVARLNLLDQVFCAKLMEEANKGTFPVDVVKNIFSNIVSIHTFHSQFLLPDLEKRMGEWESTPRIGDILQKLTPFLKMYAEYVKNFEKAMELLKLWTDRSPQFKAIIQDIQSQEVCGCLTLQHHMLEPVQRVPRYEMLLKDYLKKLPEGDPDRRDSEKSLEIIATAATHSNSAIRKSENLKKLMEIYEMLGEEEDIVNPSNEFIKEGHILKLAARNTSAMERYLFLFNNMLLYCVPKFSLGGTKYTVRTRIGIDGMKVLETTNADYPHTFQVSGKERMLELQASSEQDKAGWLKAFQETIEIFQQKNESFKNALKDVDEVSNAELGKRAPCWIRDNQVTLCMKCKEPFNALTRRRHHCRACGYVVCWKCSDNKVALEYDGNKMNKVCRDCFSILTGESIVEGKKKGILEIEAAQFTGSSIMCGFLQYCEKNKPWQKVWCVIPEKECLVLYLYGAPQDVKAQCTIPLLGYSVDDSARPTDPPISFRLSQSKSVHNFAAESEELKQRWLKVIRVAVTGEMPDCSETNGGNGNTMDDNNTQEAGTDSS; encoded by the exons atggaggagggaggaggggtggggagaggaggaggaggaggaggaagaggaagaggaagaggggagaaACCATCCAAAGTCTTAGACCTCATCAACCGCTTTGAGGAGAACAG CAGCACAGAGCACAAGAGAGACGGCTCGCCGCTCAAACAGATCAACAAGCCGCCCAACGGCAGCCCGGCTCACCGCGCCTACCCGAAGCAGACGGAGACGGACAGGACTCAGGAGAACCACTCGTCCGTACCGACCTCGCCGCAGGATGCCCCCAAACCGGCGGCCAACGGCGTGCTAGCTCAGATGGAGCAGGACAAGGACAAGGAGGATAACCCGGAGAGGACCAATGAAGGTGTGAGGGTAGAGACCGACGGGCTGCTAAACGGAGACATGGGGTGCGGGAGCACAGAACAGAGTGATGATCATTCATCAcctccacagacagacaggactgGTACAGAAAGCCACACTGAGAATGAGGACAGTGGGACTAAAATAGAAAGTGAGCACAGGAACGAAGAAGGAAGCACAGACCATAAG GAGACAAATGAACAGAAGCTGTTTAAGATCGCCAGCGAGCTCTTGCAAACAGAAAAGGCCTACGTAGCGAGACTTAACCTGCTCGACCAG GTGTTCTGCGCAAAGCTAATGGAGGAGGCAAATAAAGGAACGTTCCCTGTGGACGTGGTGAAGAACATCTTCTCCAACATCGTCTCCATCCACACCTTTCACAGCCAGTTCCTGCTTCCAGATCTGGAGAAACGCATGGGAGAATG GGAGTCCACACCTCGCATCGGAGACATCCTGCAGAAACTCACCCCCTTCCTCAAGATGTACGCAGAGTACGTGAAGAATTTCGAGAAGGCCATGGAGCTGCTCAAACTGTGGACTGATCGCTCGCCTCAATTCAAGGCCATCATTCAGGACATACAG AGTCAAGAGGTCTGTGGCTGCCTGACGCTTCAGCATCACATGTTGGAGCCCGTGCAGCGAGTCCCTCGCTACGAGATGCTGCTTAAAGACTATCTGAAGAAGCTGCCTGAGGGCGACCCTGACCGACGAGATTCAGAGA AATCATTAGAAATTATCGCCACAGCAGCTACTCACTCCAACAGTGCCATACGGAAATCT GAGAATCTGAAGAAACTGATGGAGATATACGAAATGctgggtgaggaggaggacatCGTTAACCCCTCCAACGAGTTCATCAAAGAGGGCCACATCTTGAAGCTGGCGGCCAGGAACACCTCGGCCATGGAGCGGTACCTCTTCCTG TTCAACAACATGCTGTTGTACTGCGTGCCCAAGTTCAGTCTGGGAGGGACGAAGTACACAGTGAGGACGCGGATCGGCATCGACGGCATGAAGGTCCTGGAAACGACCAACGCGGACTACCCTCATACCTTCCAGGTCTCAGGGAAGGAGAGGATGCTAGAGCTACAGGCCAG CTCCGAGCAGGACAAGGCAGGCTGGCTTAAG GCTTTCCAGGAGACCATCGAGATCTTCCAGCAGAAAAACGAGTCATTCAAGAATGCGCTGAAAGATGTGGACGAAGTGTCG AATGCCGAGCTGGGGAAGCGCGCCCCTTGCTGGATCCGTGACAATCAAGTGACGCTGTGTATGAAGTGTAAAGAGCCTTTCAACGCTCTGACACGGCGGAGACACCACTGCAGAGCCTGCGGCTAC GTGGTGTGCTGGAAATGTTCAGACAATAAGGTGGCGCTTGAATATGATGGCAACAAGATGAACAAAGTCTGCAGAGACTGCTTCTCCATCCTGACTGGAGAAAGCATAGTGGAGGGCAAGAAGAAGGGCATCCTGGAG ATCGAGGCGGCTCAGTTCACGGGCAGCAGCATCATGTGCGGCTTCCTGCAGTACTGTGAGAAGAACAAACCATGGCAGAAGGTGTGGTGCGTCATCCCGGAGAAGGAGTGTCTGGTGCTCTATCTCTACGGAGCTCCGCAg GACGTGAAGGCCCAGTGTACCATCCCCCTCCTGGGCTACTCCGTGGATGACAGCGCCCGGCCCACGGACCCCCCAATCAGCTTCCGCCTCTCCCAGTCCAAGTCCGTTCACAACTTTGCCGCTGAAAGCGAGGAGCTTAAGCAGCGCTGGCTGAAAGTGATCCGAGTGGCAGTGACAGGAGAGATGCCAGACTGCTCAGAGACCAACGGCGGCAACGGCAACACAATGGACGACAACAACACACAAGAAGCGGGTACTGATAGCTCATAa
- the fgd4a gene encoding FYVE, RhoGEF and PH domain-containing protein 4a isoform X6: MKGDLYRRGGKQLLSHLWDRTQCCEMKPRRTSSTEHKRDGSPLKQINKPPNGSPAHRAYPKQTETDRTQENHSSVPTSPQDAPKPAANGVLAQMEQDKDKEDNPERTNEGVRVETDGLLNGDMGCGSTEQSDDHSSPPQTDRTGTESHTENEDSGTKIESEHRNEEGSTDHKETNEQKLFKIASELLQTEKAYVARLNLLDQVFCAKLMEEANKGTFPVDVVKNIFSNIVSIHTFHSQFLLPDLEKRMGEWESTPRIGDILQKLTPFLKMYAEYVKNFEKAMELLKLWTDRSPQFKAIIQDIQSQEVCGCLTLQHHMLEPVQRVPRYEMLLKDYLKKLPEGDPDRRDSEKSLEIIATAATHSNSAIRKSENLKKLMEIYEMLGEEEDIVNPSNEFIKEGHILKLAARNTSAMERYLFLFNNMLLYCVPKFSLGGTKYTVRTRIGIDGMKVLETTNADYPHTFQVSGKERMLELQASSEQDKAGWLKAFQETIEIFQQKNESFKNALKDVDEVSNAELGKRAPCWIRDNQVTLCMKCKEPFNALTRRRHHCRACGYVVCWKCSDNKVALEYDGNKMNKVCRDCFSILTGESIVEGKKKGILEIEAAQFTGSSIMCGFLQYCEKNKPWQKVWCVIPEKECLVLYLYGAPQDVKAQCTIPLLGYSVDDSARPTDPPISFRLSQSKSVHNFAAESEELKQRWLKVIRVAVTGEMPDCSETNGGNGNTMDDNNTQEAGTDSS, from the exons ATGAAAGGAGATTTGTACAGGCGAGGGGGTAAACAGCTCCTCAGTCACTTGTGGGACAGGACTCAGTGTTGTGAAATGAAGCCCAGGAGAACGAG CAGCACAGAGCACAAGAGAGACGGCTCGCCGCTCAAACAGATCAACAAGCCGCCCAACGGCAGCCCGGCTCACCGCGCCTACCCGAAGCAGACGGAGACGGACAGGACTCAGGAGAACCACTCGTCCGTACCGACCTCGCCGCAGGATGCCCCCAAACCGGCGGCCAACGGCGTGCTAGCTCAGATGGAGCAGGACAAGGACAAGGAGGATAACCCGGAGAGGACCAATGAAGGTGTGAGGGTAGAGACCGACGGGCTGCTAAACGGAGACATGGGGTGCGGGAGCACAGAACAGAGTGATGATCATTCATCAcctccacagacagacaggactgGTACAGAAAGCCACACTGAGAATGAGGACAGTGGGACTAAAATAGAAAGTGAGCACAGGAACGAAGAAGGAAGCACAGACCATAAG GAGACAAATGAACAGAAGCTGTTTAAGATCGCCAGCGAGCTCTTGCAAACAGAAAAGGCCTACGTAGCGAGACTTAACCTGCTCGACCAG GTGTTCTGCGCAAAGCTAATGGAGGAGGCAAATAAAGGAACGTTCCCTGTGGACGTGGTGAAGAACATCTTCTCCAACATCGTCTCCATCCACACCTTTCACAGCCAGTTCCTGCTTCCAGATCTGGAGAAACGCATGGGAGAATG GGAGTCCACACCTCGCATCGGAGACATCCTGCAGAAACTCACCCCCTTCCTCAAGATGTACGCAGAGTACGTGAAGAATTTCGAGAAGGCCATGGAGCTGCTCAAACTGTGGACTGATCGCTCGCCTCAATTCAAGGCCATCATTCAGGACATACAG AGTCAAGAGGTCTGTGGCTGCCTGACGCTTCAGCATCACATGTTGGAGCCCGTGCAGCGAGTCCCTCGCTACGAGATGCTGCTTAAAGACTATCTGAAGAAGCTGCCTGAGGGCGACCCTGACCGACGAGATTCAGAGA AATCATTAGAAATTATCGCCACAGCAGCTACTCACTCCAACAGTGCCATACGGAAATCT GAGAATCTGAAGAAACTGATGGAGATATACGAAATGctgggtgaggaggaggacatCGTTAACCCCTCCAACGAGTTCATCAAAGAGGGCCACATCTTGAAGCTGGCGGCCAGGAACACCTCGGCCATGGAGCGGTACCTCTTCCTG TTCAACAACATGCTGTTGTACTGCGTGCCCAAGTTCAGTCTGGGAGGGACGAAGTACACAGTGAGGACGCGGATCGGCATCGACGGCATGAAGGTCCTGGAAACGACCAACGCGGACTACCCTCATACCTTCCAGGTCTCAGGGAAGGAGAGGATGCTAGAGCTACAGGCCAG CTCCGAGCAGGACAAGGCAGGCTGGCTTAAG GCTTTCCAGGAGACCATCGAGATCTTCCAGCAGAAAAACGAGTCATTCAAGAATGCGCTGAAAGATGTGGACGAAGTGTCG AATGCCGAGCTGGGGAAGCGCGCCCCTTGCTGGATCCGTGACAATCAAGTGACGCTGTGTATGAAGTGTAAAGAGCCTTTCAACGCTCTGACACGGCGGAGACACCACTGCAGAGCCTGCGGCTAC GTGGTGTGCTGGAAATGTTCAGACAATAAGGTGGCGCTTGAATATGATGGCAACAAGATGAACAAAGTCTGCAGAGACTGCTTCTCCATCCTGACTGGAGAAAGCATAGTGGAGGGCAAGAAGAAGGGCATCCTGGAG ATCGAGGCGGCTCAGTTCACGGGCAGCAGCATCATGTGCGGCTTCCTGCAGTACTGTGAGAAGAACAAACCATGGCAGAAGGTGTGGTGCGTCATCCCGGAGAAGGAGTGTCTGGTGCTCTATCTCTACGGAGCTCCGCAg GACGTGAAGGCCCAGTGTACCATCCCCCTCCTGGGCTACTCCGTGGATGACAGCGCCCGGCCCACGGACCCCCCAATCAGCTTCCGCCTCTCCCAGTCCAAGTCCGTTCACAACTTTGCCGCTGAAAGCGAGGAGCTTAAGCAGCGCTGGCTGAAAGTGATCCGAGTGGCAGTGACAGGAGAGATGCCAGACTGCTCAGAGACCAACGGCGGCAACGGCAACACAATGGACGACAACAACACACAAGAAGCGGGTACTGATAGCTCATAa